One region of Desulforamulus hydrothermalis Lam5 = DSM 18033 genomic DNA includes:
- a CDS encoding cytidine deaminase, with protein MSVTPETLIERAKEARQRAYAPYSKFKVGAALLTKEGRIFTGCNVENASYGLTCCAERTALLKAVSEGYQNFTDIAIVADVATFCSPCGACRQVLAEFGGHIKVHMANLQGQYETAAVQELLPGFFEAKDMHFK; from the coding sequence ATGTCTGTGACACCGGAAACACTGATAGAGCGGGCTAAAGAGGCCAGGCAACGGGCCTATGCGCCTTATTCCAAGTTTAAGGTAGGAGCTGCCCTGTTAACCAAAGAAGGGCGTATCTTCACCGGATGCAATGTGGAAAATGCTTCTTACGGACTTACCTGTTGCGCTGAACGAACAGCTCTGTTGAAGGCTGTTTCTGAAGGATATCAAAACTTTACGGACATCGCTATAGTGGCGGATGTAGCAACCTTCTGCAGTCCCTGCGGGGCGTGCCGGCAAGTGCTGGCTGAGTTTGGCGGGCACATTAAAGTGCACATGGCTAACCTGCAGGGTCAATATGAGACTGCTGCGGTACAGGAATTGCTGCCCGGTTTTTTTGAGGCTAAAGATATGCATTTTAAATAA
- the era gene encoding GTPase Era, whose translation MLGTPENFRSGFVALVGRPNVGKSTLLNKLVGQKVAIMSDKPQTTRHKIHSVLTRPDAQIVFLDTPGIHKPRHKLGEYMVEVALNALKEVDVVLFLVEATDPPGAGDRYIAEQLKQIKTPVFLMINKIDLVKKEDVLASIVRYKDLLPFAEVIPVSALAGDNVERLIDTIVSYLPAGPQYYPADMITDRPERFIMAEIIREKVLHLTSEEVPHSVAVVVEQVQANNNGVVVVNAVIYTERDSQKAILIGKGGAMLKEVGRRAREEIENLLGSRVYLELWVKVKKDWRNKMADLRNFGFTREE comes from the coding sequence ATGCTTGGTACACCGGAAAATTTTCGTTCAGGATTTGTAGCCCTGGTGGGGCGCCCCAATGTAGGGAAGTCTACCCTTTTAAACAAGCTGGTGGGACAAAAGGTGGCCATCATGTCAGACAAGCCACAAACCACCAGGCACAAAATTCACTCGGTACTAACCCGGCCGGATGCACAAATTGTTTTCCTGGATACGCCGGGTATTCACAAACCCAGGCATAAACTGGGTGAATATATGGTGGAGGTAGCCCTTAACGCCCTTAAGGAAGTTGATGTGGTGTTATTCCTGGTGGAAGCCACCGATCCGCCGGGTGCCGGCGACCGGTATATTGCTGAACAGCTAAAGCAGATTAAGACGCCGGTTTTCCTGATGATTAATAAAATAGATTTAGTTAAAAAAGAAGATGTTCTGGCATCTATTGTCCGCTATAAAGACCTGCTGCCCTTTGCGGAAGTAATTCCTGTTTCCGCCCTGGCCGGCGATAATGTGGAGCGCCTTATTGATACCATAGTCAGCTACCTGCCGGCAGGACCCCAGTATTACCCGGCAGACATGATCACCGACCGGCCGGAACGCTTTATTATGGCAGAAATTATCCGGGAAAAGGTGCTCCACCTGACCAGTGAGGAAGTGCCCCATTCGGTGGCGGTGGTGGTGGAACAGGTGCAGGCTAATAATAACGGCGTCGTGGTAGTAAACGCTGTTATCTATACTGAGCGTGATTCGCAAAAAGCCATTTTAATCGGCAAAGGCGGTGCCATGCTTAAAGAAGTGGGCCGCCGGGCCAGGGAAGAAATAGAAAACTTGTTGGGCTCCCGGGTGTACCTGGAGCTATGGGTAAAAGTGAAGAAAGATTGGCGCAATAAAATGGCTGATCTGAGAAATTTTGGCTTCACCCGGGAAGAATAG